Proteins from a genomic interval of Colletotrichum higginsianum IMI 349063 chromosome 6, whole genome shotgun sequence:
- a CDS encoding WD repeat domain-containing protein yields MSGLFGSASSSSSSNTVGDLKQDIALSNPPEDSISDLAFSPAQNQASDFLAVASWDKKVRIYEIAQNGQSEGRHAYEHDGPVLNCDFSKDGTKVLSGGADKAVKACDLASQQTIKIGEHEQPVKCVRFFDSANGTMAVSGSWDKTVKYWDMRSPTPAATLTCQERVYSIDVRNDLLVIGTADRYINVVDLKNPTKFYKTLQSPLKWQTRVVSCFTDGAGFAIGSIEGRCAIQYVEDKDASSNFSFKCHRDPPANNVTNVYAVNDISFHPVHGTFSTAGSDGTFHFWDKDAKHRLKGYPNVGGSITATTFNKNGSIFAYGISYDWSKGFQHNTQQYPIKVMLHPVQADECKPRPTMKKR; encoded by the exons ATGTCGGGCCTGTTCGGCAGCgcgtcctcttcttcgtcgagcAACACTGTTGGCGACCTGAAGCAGGACATTGCGCTCAGCAACCCCCCGGAAGACAGCATCTCCGATCTTGCCTTCTCGCCCGCTCAGAACCAGGCCAGCGACTTCTTGGCAGTGGCCAGTTGGGATAAGAAGGTCAGGATATACGAGATTGCACAGAACGGCCAGAGCGAGGGACGACACGCCTACGAACACGATGGACCCGTGTTAAACTGCGACTTCTCCAAG GATGGCACAAAGGTCCtctccggcggcgccgataAGGCCGTCAAGGCGTGTGACCTCGCGTCTCAGCAAACGATCAAGATCGGCGAGCACGAGCAGCCGGTCAAGTGCGTCCGCTTCTTCGACTCGGCCAACGGCACCATGGCCGTGTCGGGCTCTTGGGACAAGACGGTCAAGTACTGGGACATGCGGTCGCCCacaccggcggcgacgctgacGTGCCAGGAGCGCGTGTACTCGATTGACGTGCGCAACGACCTACTCGTCATTGGCACGGCCGACCGATACATCAATGTTGTCGACCTCAAGAACCCCACAAAGTTCTACAAGACACTTCAGAGCCCGCTCAAGTGGCAGACCAGAGTCGTCAGCTGCTtcaccgacggcgccggtTTTGCTATTGGCAGTATCGAGGGCCGCTGTGCGATCCAGTATGTCGAGGATAAGGATGCTAG CTCCAACTTTTCCTTCAAGTGCCACCGTGACCCCCCGGCGAACAATGTCACAAACGTCTACGCTGTCAACGACATATCCTTCCACCCCGTGCATGGTACCTTCAGCACCGCCGGCTCGGACGGCACCTTCCATTTCTGGGACAAGGACGCGAAGCACCGTCTGAAGGGATACCCGAACGTCGGTGGTAGCATCACGGCGACGACCTTCAACAAGAACGGATCCATCTTTGCGTACGGCATCAGCTACGACTGGAGCAAGGGTTTCCAGCACAACACTCAGCAGTACCCCATCAAGGTGATGCTTCACCCCGTACAGGCGGACGAGTGTAAGCCTCGcccgacgatgaagaagcGGTGA